A portion of the Parasteatoda tepidariorum isolate YZ-2023 chromosome 5, CAS_Ptep_4.0, whole genome shotgun sequence genome contains these proteins:
- the LOC107439120 gene encoding nucleoporin NUP42, which produces MTVCRYYLQGTCRFGNRCRFEHVDPSYSRDFNNDSNYSNRRNDYGYQDRYRSQENFQDRGNKNVNPELSFGPRRYNNFEKQNQNYRSQNYNQYDNYGSNYGQSQRSDSYAKSYYKEDYGKYDTNQRYSSPERQGSTFRHSDPNNSYDSNFYKDDYGRYTTNQRYSSPERQTSNSRYDNSFPKGQSKLSDSSQFDKKKYEWVSDDYKKHHQKKEQTYQQTPKYQSNKTFSFKDSDSDKNEDINEENMILVERIKEDITSWELGNQWPFTCYSPLPKKGDLPGFSDISFEELRYEALQAEENNSFNYFVENINKALLDVQNRRSKLKEPTEELLSTIEKLRAGEFLMKATETKDFVPLMNFTQTVSEDIADEIPLNTQSSMSASSFSFKTSLDKDSPMKTNTSASFSFKTAPDQTTSASSFTFKVPETDKLPSTMFSSKDLDVPDPIYTPMDQLSEQDKEQFSASTFTLGKIPTVPPPKVFCF; this is translated from the exons ATGACAGTTTGTCGATATTATCTGCAGGGCACTTGCCGGTTTGGGAATCGATGTAGATTCGAGCATGTTGATCCTAGTTATTCCCGcgattttaataatgattcgAACTATTCTAATCGCAGAAATGATTATGGTTATCAAGATCGGTATAGATCTcaggaaaattttcaagatagaGGCAATAAGAATGTGAATCCGGAGTTATCGTTTGGCCCTCGtcgttataataattttgaaaagcaaaatcaaaattatcgaTCACAAAATTATAACCAATATGACAATTATGGATCTAACTATGGACAGTCGCAGCGTAGTGATTCATACGCTAAAAGTTACTATAAAGAGGACTATGGTAAATATGATACAAATCAAAGATATTCATCTCCGGAAAGACAGGGCTCTACTTTCAGACATTCAGATCCTAATAATTCATATGATAGTAACTTTTATAAAGATGATTACGGTAGATATACTACGAATCAAAGGTATTCATCTCCCGAAAGACAAACCTCAAATTCTCGTTATGATAATAGCTTTCCAAAGGGTCAATCTAAATTGAGTG attcttcccaatttgataaaaagaagTATGAATGGGTATCAGATGATTACAAAAAACATCATCAGAAAAAAGAGCAGACTTACCAGCAAACACCTAAATACCAAAGcaataaaacttttagtttcAAAGACTCAGACAGTGATAAAAATGAAgacataaatgaagaaaatatgattCTGGTTGA gAGAATTAAAGAAGACATAACTTCTTGGGAGCTTGGAAATCAGTGGCCTTTTACATGTTATAGTCCTTTACCTAAAAAAGGAGATTTACCAGGATTCAGTGACATTTCATTTGAAGAACTTCGATATGAAGCATTACAAGCTgaagaaaacaattcttttaattatttt gttgaaaatattaataaagccCTACTGGATGTTCAAAATAGAAGAAGCAAACTTAAAGAGCCTACTGAAGAATTGCTATCCACAATT gaaaaattaagagCTGGAGAGTTTCTGATGAAAGCAACTGAAACTAAAG ATTTTGTTCCACTGATGAATTTCACCCAAACTGTTTCTGAAGATATTGCTGATGAAATTCCTTTGAACACCCAAAGTTCCATGTCTGCCTCATCTTTCAGCTTCAAAACATCATTAGATAAAGATTCACCCATGAAAACTAATACATCTGCGTCTTTCAGTTTCAAAACTGCTCCTGATCAGACCACTTCTGCATCTTCTTTCACCTTTAAAGTGCCAGAGACTGACAAACTTCCAAGTACTATGTTTTCTTCAAAAGATTTGGATGTTCCTGATCCAATTTATACTCCCATGGACCAGTTGTCAGAACAAGATAAGGAACAGTTTTCTGCATCCACTTTTACTTTAGGGAAAATACCTACAGTTCCTCCTCccaaagtattttgtttttga